The sequence below is a genomic window from Nitrosomonas sp..
GTGATCAAGTGCAGCATGTTCGGCCAGGCCAACGGGTGGGTCTGGGTTGGCATGCCGGTTACTGTATGCACTGCCATAGCTGTATGTCCGGCGATCATAATCTTTGCGCACAGGCGCAGGGAACGCTTATTGGACGGCATGGCGGAATTGCAGACAGGGTTCGTGCGCAGGCTGCAAGTGTAGTCGAACTGCCGCGCGAGCTGGATGCGCAAAGTGCAGGGCCATTGTTTTGCGGCGGTATCACTGTTTTCAATCCATTGATGCAGTTCAATATTAAACCAACCGCCAGGGTGGGCGTCATCGGTATTGGCGGATTAGGCCATTTGGCGCTGCAATTTCTGAATGCCTGGGGATGTCATGTTACTGCATTTACGCACAATGAAAGTAAAAAGGACGAAATTCTGAAACTTGGCGCGTATCAGGTATTAAATTCAACCGACTCCGCGACACTGGAAGCGGCAGCCGGACAATTCGATCTGATTTTATCTACTGTTCAGGCCGGATTGGATTGGAATGCTTATGTTGCCATGTTGAGCCCCAAAGGCCGTCTGCATTTTGTTGGAGCGACTTTGGAGCCGCTGGATATTGGGGTTTTTCCATTAATTTTGGGGCAGCGCAGTATTTCAGGTTCTCCGGTAGGCAGCCCGGATACAATCCGCACCATGCTGGATTTTGCAGTGCAGCACAAGATCAAGCCTGTTGTTGAGTATTTTCGCTTTGATCAGGCAAACGAAGCGATAGCGCATCTGGCCAGTGGCAAGGCGCGCTACCGGGTCGTTCTTAGCAACTCAGGTTAATAACAGATAAATACATTTGGCCAATGGCAAATGTCATGTCAATTTTGATGAAGCATTAGCGATATAATTCGCGATTGTTGTCATCAGATAAAGAAGCTTGGCGATAAGGCCGTTCGCGATCGGTATATCCAGCGAGCTTTTCCTTGTAATTCCAACTCGCAGCGGGATAACTGCCGCTGTTGCCGCCGTGGTCAAAATTTTCATTGAGAAGATGGCTATAAAGAACGAGCGCCAATCCATAGAGAGACAAGCTAACCAATAAATCTTTCATATAAGCAATACAATTAAGTTGTTGATGATGGGGTAGAATAAAGATATTTTATTCAGGACATCTCTAAAAATCCATATTTTGTCACAATACTTTGTTGTTCACAAAAAA
It includes:
- a CDS encoding NAD(P)-dependent alcohol dehydrogenase, with product MFKAYAASEPGGKLEPYEYDPGPMGPQDVEIVVEHCGICYSDISMLQNEWGMTQYPFVPGHEIIGTIAGIGDQVQHVRPGQRVGLGWHAGYCMHCHSCMSGDHNLCAQAQGTLIGRHGGIADRVRAQAASVVELPRELDAQSAGPLFCGGITVFNPLMQFNIKPTARVGVIGIGGLGHLALQFLNAWGCHVTAFTHNESKKDEILKLGAYQVLNSTDSATLEAAAGQFDLILSTVQAGLDWNAYVAMLSPKGRLHFVGATLEPLDIGVFPLILGQRSISGSPVGSPDTIRTMLDFAVQHKIKPVVEYFRFDQANEAIAHLASGKARYRVVLSNSG